From Polyodon spathula isolate WHYD16114869_AA chromosome 24, ASM1765450v1, whole genome shotgun sequence, one genomic window encodes:
- the LOC121298746 gene encoding allograft inflammatory factor 1-like has protein sequence MSFDPQGGRAFGLLKAQQEEGLDSINQEFLADPKYRDEEDLDSKLEAFKKKYMEFDRNDRGDIDMMGLKRMLEKLGVAKTHLELKKMMSEVTGGATETISYKDFIRMMLGKRNGILKLILMYEGMAKDDGEKPSGPPPKKMIADLP, from the exons ATGAGCTTCGATCCACAGG gagGCAGAGCATTTGGGCTTCTCAAAGCACAACAAGAGGAAGGACTAGATTCAATCAACCAG gaatttctTGCTGATCCAAAATATCGCGATGAAGAAGACCTGGATTCAAAATTGGAAGCTTTTAAAA AAAAATACATGGAATTTGACCGGAATGATCGAGGAGACATAG ATATGATGGGTCTAAAACGCATGCTGGAGAAACTGGGTGTGGCCAAGACTCACCTGGAGCTGAAGAAGATGATGTCAGAAGTGACGGGTGGAGCCACTGAGACTATCAGCTACAAGGACTTCATCAGAATGATGCTGGGCAAAAGGAATGGCATTCTCAAACT AATCTTGATGTATGAAGGCATGGCAAAGGACGACGGAGAGAAGCCGAGTGGACCGCCACCCAAGAAGATGATCGCTGACCTGCCCTGA
- the LOC121298608 gene encoding uncharacterized protein LOC121298608 — translation MEKQLCDLLVCLILLSWGFGAGVAGLELYSSLGETVTLPCGRFQEYQNSFIYWVFSQRSETASELASGGKITVKQPERAARLEVLPDSSLRIHDLHIEDSGQYTCQQYVNEQFHSSQASVFLKLLTITAVPGGDLKRGTALSLQCALVCNGGIADCSPPVNAELTWVDDEGTALQGDRFKITKYRTHSTLSLQLQKSDHNRRWRCNLTEGGEVKASFSYTTTLTDTPVLIASSSSAAVTLLLVLILAVAFCAWKRKRTDSNNHVQAEELKNKESVSEIPARVTGGAEENYSSIRFDDERRGPERRQAPAEESKGVIYSAIK, via the exons ATGGAAAAGCAGCTCTGTGATTTACTTGTGTGCCTGATTCTGCTTTCCTGGGGTTTCGGAGCTGGTGTTGCTG GTTTGGAGCTGTACTCGTCTCTGGGAGAGACTGTTACCCTGCCTTGTGGGCGATTCCAGGAATATCAAAACTCTTTTATTTATTGGGTCTTTAGTCAAAGATCTGAAACAGCTTCTGAGCTGGCCTCGGGTGGGAAGATTACAGTCAAACAGCCAGAGAGAGCTGCAAGACTGGAGGTGCTGCCTGACTCGTCTCTGAGGATACACGACCTGCACATAGAGGATAGCGGCCAGTATACCTGCCAACAATATGTAAATGAGCAGTTTCATTCAAGtcaggcttctgtttttctgaagCTGCTCACCA TTACAGCTGTCCCAGGTGGAGACTTAAAGAGAGGCACTGCTTTATCTCTACAGTGCGCCCTGGTGTGTAATGGTGGTATTGCAGACTGCAGTCCTCCTGTCAATGCTGAACTGACCTGGGTGGATGATGAAGGCACAGCCCTGCAGGGAGACAGGTTCAAGATcacaaaatacagaacacattCCACTCTGTCCCTGCAGCTGCAGAAATCAGACCACAACAGGAGATGGAGATGCAACCTAACTGAGGGGGGTGAAGTAAAGGCTTCGTTTAGCTACACCACCACACTCACAG ACACTCCGGTATTGATTGCATCATCTTCATCAGCGGCCGTCACTCTCCTCCTAGTTTTGATCCTCGCCGTCGCATTCTGTGCCTGGAAGAGGAAGAGAACAGATTCAA ATAACCACGTCCAGGCTGAAGAATTGAAGAACAAGGAGTCTGTCAGTGAGATTCCTGCTCGGGTTACG GGGGGCGCCGAGGAGAACTACTCCAGCATTCGGTTCGACGACGAGAGAAGAGGACCTGAAAGAAGACAGGCTCCTGCGGAGGAAAGCAAGGGCGTCATTTACTCTGCCATCAAATGA